The DNA sequence TGAAATAGTTCTTTCATTCCAATATAAGGGTAGTTGGTTAACTACAAATCTATAACTGTAGAAGATTGCTTTAAACTAGATGAATAGATATATGTGCCCGTTTTCCAACATTATGCGAATTTCTGGATAGATTAACTGCTGTGAccatccttttctttctttactttCTTGCTACTCTTCTTAAAAGGGGAGTACCCTTTCTCCAACAACTTCTCCACCTCTGCGAACTGCAGCCCTTTAGTTTCTGGCACGAGGAGGAAAATAGACATGAGCCCAATCAATGAGAACCCTGCAAACAATAGGAAGGTTCCAGAGGAGCCCAGATGGTCAGTCAGTGTTAAGAATGTCTCGCTGACCACCAGATTTGAACTCCAATTTGCAACAGCAGCAATCCCTCCACCAATCCCTCTGTACTTGAGTGGGTATATCTCAGAGTTGACAATCCATGGCACAGTGCCCATGCCGGGCGAGTAGATAATGATGTACAAAGCCAGGAATATTACAGCCAAGAATCCAATCTTGCTTGGGCAGCCTTCTGTATACCATGTTCTTTTTGCTGCTCGGCATGCACCTTTCACCGCATCATTTACTGCTAGACATGCCCCGGGTTGATACTGACAAGAAAAGATTTTGTACAAAGACAAGTAATTTCAGTATCATCATTGCAACAGGATTAAGAGGAAAAGCCACAGGGTATTTTGCAGTACACAAATGaatctatatatatcaagtttcgtcaaaagGTTAAAGTGGATAAGTTTGGACTTACTATGCCGCCTTCTGCTGAGCAGTAACCGCAACCAGCTTCCTTCTGCAGACATCTCACGCAGCCCCAAGCTGTTGCATCCTTGGCTTTTGTATAAGCTTCGCAAGTGGAGTTACCACCAAAAGATGCAGTCTCTGTTGGGCTGATTTTGGGGGCAGTGACAGAGGCCTGGAAAAAGATAATAGACAACACCACAAGGCAGGAAATGATCCCAATCATAGAAATGATCATAAGTCTCCTCCTCCCGTAGCGATCCACGAAGCACATGCTGACAATGGAGCCAATGGCATTTAGTCCAGAAGTGATGAGAGACAGTGCCATTGCTGTCTTATTTGATGCGAATCCTGCAAACTGGATAATTGTTGGGCTGTAGTACATAACTGTGTTTATACCCACAAACTGCTGAGCCACCTGAACCGTAATTCCAGCATACAGCCCCCTTCTGACTACATCATTCTTCCAGGCATTCTTGAGTTGGCCAAAGAAGCCACCTTCTGCTACTTGCTCCTTTTTCTCTTCCTCAATCGATGCTCGCAGGGATTGCAACTCATCCTCAACTTCTTCAGGACGGTAAATCTTCTCTAAGATGGACTTTGCCTCTTCTTCTTTACCCTGTTTGCCATTTGAAacagatgaaaaataaatagtactGAATAGAGTGTTAATGCTAGAGACAAAAAAATCCATTGGGGCAGCACGGCAAATCCGTTGTTTGAACTCCTTTCACTTAACTGTACAGTAAATTTaagaattctgagaaggtAGCTTACATTTCTGAAAAGCCATCTTGGAGACTCGGGGAGAGAGAGCATCAAAACAAACTGAATGACTGCAGGAAGACCAGCAACGCCGAGCATATAACGCCATGTGCCATTGACCTAAAACAGAATCCAAGATTGTTTGACTACAACAACATTCTTTGCTCTTATGAACGGCAAAATCTCAATATGGAAAAGAGGGGGAGAGGAACTTACATGGGTAAATGCTAGATTGATGAGATATGAGAGAAACTGGCCTCCAGTGATAAGAAAACCGTTTGTACTGACAAGTGCACCTCTAATCCTGTGAGGGGAAGCTTCGGATATGTAAAGGGGAGCAGTCATAGATGCCATTCCAACTCCGAATCCCACA is a window from the Sesamum indicum cultivar Zhongzhi No. 13 linkage group LG15, S_indicum_v1.0, whole genome shotgun sequence genome containing:
- the LOC105177415 gene encoding inositol transporter 4-like, whose amino-acid sequence is MVEAGVSQADKTEFTECWKTSWRTPYIMKLALSAGLGGLLFGYDTGVISGALLYIKEDFPSVEKKTWMQETIVSMAVAGAIIGAAIGGWMNDRFGRKISIMVADVLFFAGAIVMAAAPAPWMIILGRIFVGFGVGMASMTAPLYISEASPHRIRGALVSTNGFLITGGQFLSYLINLAFTHVNGTWRYMLGVAGLPAVIQFVLMLSLPESPRWLFRNGKEEEAKSILEKIYRPEEVEDELQSLRASIEEEKKEQVAEGGFFGQLKNAWKNDVVRRGLYAGITVQVAQQFVGINTVMYYSPTIIQFAGFASNKTAMALSLITSGLNAIGSIVSMCFVDRYGRRRLMIISMIGIISCLVVLSIIFFQASVTAPKISPTETASFGGNSTCEAYTKAKDATAWGCVRCLQKEAGCGYCSAEGGIYQPGACLAVNDAVKGACRAAKRTWYTEGCPSKIGFLAVIFLALYIIIYSPGMGTVPWIVNSEIYPLKYRGIGGGIAAVANWSSNLVVSETFLTLTDHLGSSGTFLLFAGFSLIGLMSIFLLVPETKGLQFAEVEKLLEKGYSPFKKSSKKVKKEKDGHSS